The DNA region ctcagggacgaagctgaacgttacctccccccatccccttgaatgggcgatgtcgtacgagagaccatgtagctcactgactcgcttggccgaggccaaaactagcaggaaaaccgtcttccaggtaaggtggcgatctgaagcctggcgtaatggttcgtagggaggtctctttagagacctgagaactcgaatcacgttccatggaggaggtctcacttccgactgaaggcaggtaagttcataactccgtatgagaagggaaagttccagcgaggaagaaatgtccattcctttgagcctgaaggcaagactagaaggcaagacttaaggctgagcgatagcctttcactgccgagactgaaaggcgcatttcatcccgcaaatacacaaggaactccgctattgctggaatagtggcatcgaggggagagataccccttccacaacaccaaccacagaagactcgccacttcgcctggtagacccctgcggatgacttgtgcaggtgaccagacatcctgttcgcaacttgttgcgaaaatcctctctctgtgaggatatgctggatagtctccaggcgtaagtcgaagcgaagctacggctttgtggaagatgttggcgtctCCAGGCgtaagtcgaagcaaagctacggctttgtggaagatgttggcgtctCCAGGcgtaagtcgaagcgaagctacggctttgtggaagttgttggcgtgtggttgtttgagtagccgtggagggagttctctcggaacctccgtgaggagttgcagaaggtccgggaaccattctgcgtgatgccatagcggagctatcagggtcattgaaagattaaccgatattctggtcttgttgagcaccctcctcatcagacagaacgggggaaaggcatacacatcgacgttgtcccaccattgttggaaggcatcctgctagagagccttggggtccgggaccggggagttgtacagcgggagcttgaaattcagcgctgtagcgaacagatccaccgtcggggaaccccacaaagtcaggactttgttggctacttgaggatccaaagaccactcggtactcactatctgcgtcgctctgctcagactgtcggcgagcacattccttttgcctggaatgaagccagCCGCAAGCGAGATTGaatggacttcggaccatctcaggatctctactgcaagatgggatagctgttccgaaaaggttgatataagccaccaccgtggtgttgtcgctcttcACCACcccagagtggcccgccaggacttggtggaacttctgaagtgccaggaatacggccttcatttctagcaggtttatgtgaaggtacttttctgattctgaccacagggctgaggtcctgtggttcagaacgtgggccccccaccctttctttgatgcgtccgagaacaacatcaaatccgggggaaggacgagaagatccactccctttcgtaggttctcgtctgccacccaccactggaggtccgtccgttccgcaggagccatagggatcaaagtgtccggggaatcatgaccttgattccaccgggacttgagtcaccactggagggatctcattctgaggcgaccgttgggaacaagatgggccagggaggagaagtagccgaggagacgtagccacgattgggctgtgagttcttctcgattgagaaaaggtctcgcgaccttcctcagccttgctatcctgtcgtctgatgggaaggctttgtggagattggtgtctatgaccatgcctagatataccagtttctgagagggctgcagagaggacttctcgagatttaccatgatccctagatcctggcaaacttcgaggagcttgtctcggtggcgaagaagggttgcctccgagtccgctaggatcagccagtcgtccagataacgaaggagacggatgctgatcctgtgagcccacgaagagatgagggtgaacactctggtgaacacctgaggggctgtggagagaccgaaacacagcaccttgaactggtagatcttgttgtctaggcaaaatcttaggtacttccttgaagacggatggactgggatctggaagtacgcgtccttcaggtccagtgtacacatgaagtcttgtgatcTCACtgtgagtctgaccgtgtctgccgtctccatactgaacggagtctgcttgacaaacccgttcagggttgagaggtcgatgactggtctccagcccccagacgcctttctcacaagaaagagtcgactgtagaagcctggggacccgtctacaacctcctggagagcgtccttcttcaacatggtctggacttctgcccaaagggcttgccctcttgccgatcccatggcaagagagctcaacgacactggatttgctgtcaggggaggtatagaggctgtgaacgggacgcgataacccagagcgatcacggaaatcgtccaggcatctgccccgagttgctgccaccttgtcgcgcaactttgtagggatccccccactggtggacatgcagggggactgccaaccctagcgtttactgcctcggctgttacctctagggttcttgcttcccctagaggacttcttgctccttctgctcttggcaggaaagggcttagacaccttcggcttcgctgcagtggtcttcttcgtgtccttagctggacggggctgttgagccgctggaggtttgtagggcctcgatgtcagggccctatggatgagggaatcctggttggacttcctccacctctcagcggtaagctccacgtccttaggctcaaacaaactcttaccgaacacggaagagtgtctgagcctgctaacctccgaactgggaaccttctggtggagcctctcagccacagcgtcccgacgtttgagaatagtattggcccacaagctcgagacttggtgggccagaaactcaatggtccgcgtgccttagagtaagaaagtctccagtgccttcctggtgctttctttggaaaggtcctcagaccgcaccaggatgcccagagaccccagccagatatcaagccacgaagttgcctgcatggcacacttagcgaccttctcctggcttaggatctcagtagctgagtaggacacgtgccggttggagtgtctctctagagggactcccccggtgagttcttccacggagtgatgaatcggaagacccaaacaagactcctcaaggatctcaaagtaccttctctgatggacttgaggaggagggaggagcttgttaccggcgctggatctgctggaggaggcaagctcagagagctggccctccaccttgtccctggcactcttcatcccctgagaccagggcaaagctgcactggccctagagcgtttctgggtgccgtagacgcggtccaagaccgtgtccttcccttcacgaggaggaatctcagggtatGGGATctcgttgaggttcctcatgagggtcaggacttgccagaatgcgtgttctgactcttggtgctctcttcctgaaggactggcagtgaagtctcccttccccagtggctcttcctggggggacacgtggacatcctcagaaggtctagatggctcctgcctgatccttgttgacgatttagggatcgtcttagagtccttcggttccctcctgggcgggataaaggactcgagtaacgatgggtgcaggctcttttccacccctggacgagaagacttctcagggagaggcggagcttcccccattggtgcgatgaggGAATGGTCgggctcatccgcaggggagggagagaaattctggggggggggggaggagccttgcgcaaggatctgcgaggagacaaaataggcctcggaggtgtttccacgggagagactcctctcttcctcttcaggggggaggaagctgccactgatttgtgaccccaTGTCAGAAAGggcgggcttcatcgcctgcacaagagctctgaccagggtaccgaaccagggctgctgcctgacactccctctggagggaaggggatcgttcgatcccttggaggagtcaacaaatgcgggttcgcctgcGAAGCTGGAAAgaaagtccttagacctgtccgggaaccactccccctccggcgagcgcgcttttctgcgcttgcggggagaggaacgagacgaagacctatccgcctggcgacgcttgcgctggaggtcgcgtgatgggccctggccagggtcgcgcgcgaaaggatcgcgtgacacaggaatctcgcgctAGCGCGCATCAGCGTGGGCGAGAGAGGGCGGTGGGGAGGGCGAGAGAGGGCGGTGGGGCGGGCGAGAGAGGGCGGTGGGGCGGGCGAGAGAGGGCGGTGGGGCGGGCGAGAGAGGGCGGTGGGGCAGGCGAGAGAGGGCAGTGGGGCGGGCGAGAGGTCACAGGCGCgtgggagcgatggcgcgcaggagctggagcggCCGCGTGGGCGCGgtcgcgcgtaggagatggcgagggcatgtggcgcgcaggagccggaacgGGAGGCAGCCGGATGCGAggacgcgcagcatcctgatgcggcactgGAGGGCGTGAAAGGACAGGGGCGCCAGAACACGTATCCagaagaaccgggcgagggcgcgagAGCACCGGTTCAAGATAGCGCGAggaagggatggcgcgttggcgtgTAGGTAGGCGCTGGTCTGAAAGGACAGGCATACTAGCctctgggcgcgcatcaggatgtggccacactggtgtgcgctgctgcggtgggcgagcaggacgCGCGGTTGGATGAGGGCGTTCAGGTGTGTGCTGGAGGGTTGCAAGGGGCGCTTTGATAACTGGAACTGGGCGCGCAACCGGAACGTCGTGCGCGGTTGGAACGCGTGCGGGaacgcgcggtctggaaggagagccctggggtgcctgtgagcacccgtgcgctagcttaggcgcctcctgggCGGCGCACTGCGATGTAGAAGCGTGAGTGCTGGGACTGGAACTGCGCGTGGGCGCGCTTCGCGCGTAACTCCAggcgggcgctgcgagtccagaggaacctgtgaacgcctgtgcgctagcgtTGGAACCTCTGGAACTgcacgcgacgaggcaggaaccggggaacgctggggcaCAGGTGGGCTGCAACAGGAACTTCTGGAGGGCGcccggggcgcagaaggatgtgggcgcgcaggggaaccctggcgcgtagcaaGAACaggggcgcacaggtgagcgctgtggcgctaagacaggaacaacggcagcagcaggagggcgcgcaggaagaacctggcgcttgagggcaagaggcgcagttttgcgctcaaggccCTCAAGACCCAAAGGGCGCagtgcctgcgcagtggcaggatcaggtggcgcgcaaCGCGCATCCGCAACATCGAAGGGtgacggcaagtcagcaggtctggaggaagactggtcactgtgtcccgaaggacgaccatcatccgaaggggatcgcgaacgatccctggagaggtctaaggtggtagctggcaggattggCGAACGgcaagtcgtctcctccgcagaggactgtggtgacgacgagccgaagaggcgcctcctaactcccttgtgaggggaaggaaggtctctacggcaaaggggaggacgagccttctgccttatacgcccacgaggggccgtgggatcagcaggctgaccatcaaggggcctccgcagaggagtctctgtaagtgaactcccccgagggggagcatcaccggcaggagagaccgtgggacttagatcctccctcgaaaggtgttcggagggggaatctaagccgtcagctacctcagcaacaggaacggggttcgactagacccacgagatgtcttcgtcacaacaacgtcaaccacagacagagggtCTATTCCTGcagtagttggcgattgtttgacagctgccccaagtttgatcatgtcaaacagggcttccttggagggcgaaccctgcagccccaaggaagcccaaagctgtaacaaatcacgattagacatattcaaatcctcctccgggggaggaaaGGCAGCCGCCTCGTTTtgggaggcgactacctctcccgcaccccgggatcagtcaacagcagtacggtctacgctaccactcgccggtcgctcggaagagaccgctcgagggggagctttggaggaggaaagggctacggaagaagaagtcctggaattttctctcttcaaagaagcctctgaaggagaaagatcccttttagactttttcttctggCACTGggcaaacctctctcactgggaggtagaccactcccgacATTCTATAcaaacattaccactatcacaccgctggcccctacagtgaggacataaggtgtggggatcggtgccGACCgctgacataaaggtcccacaaggccggccgggaagtccagggcatctacgcatagtagtagaggcaaacttcaaacacactggaaaagaaaaagcaaaaaaaaaaacagattaaatatggcagtcaaagcgagggagagagcagacaggtctgttctctaccagagccaaaagtaaagtgaagcattcaccggtgtgtgtgtgaggggagggagctagctacccctccctaccccccgctaactagcggcggggtagtaaaccctcgttaaaacttttatggctcgtcattcagctacaccgaagtaattacccaatgtaaatagcgtggtttgtatttcagttacggaacaattagtgATTTGTCCGTATACGAATAAAAACCTTCGCCATTtaaataggagactcatccttaggcggGAGGAAGTCCACTTACCAAACTGGCTGGCTAACATCCTGTGATTGCTGATCTCGAACCTTACAGGGTGCGGAAAGTTGCCTTCTAAACACCTTTCAAACCAGGGTCGAATGTACCGAGGAAATCAAGGCTGATACAGAGCAAACATCTTTATCTTTGAACTACAGTAGTCAGTCTGTGACTTAAGGCATAAACAAATGATGGATCCTCCCCCCTCATATGAAGAATGGTGGAATGAACACTTCTACTGTATTCAATAAAATACAATTGGTGCTAGCTGAAGGTGATGCCTACCTGTATCAATGTCTGTCCAGCTATATAGGATTCCAATAGCTATAACCCATGAGacaggaagaagaaaggaaaaggggCCAGACAATCTTACAATCAACCTAGAACTACAATACCGTGAAATCAGTGTTGTTTACACAGGACAAATTTTAACTTATTTTGCGCATATTCAAGTCGATGCCATTATAAAAGTAACATCCGAAAAAATTGGCATATTATCTTGCGTCTCGCTTATTATGCTCTGAATAATCAACTTCATTGGCCTTCACTGATAATAATGCTTTTATTTACTAATTTAGTATTActgtattccttttatttttttaatttctctctaaAAAGTGGACAcataataattatcattgtcatccgTGTATCGAAACAGCGTAGGAATAATGATATTATAACGTAGCGTATACAGTATACCACTAAttaattaaaacattatttttctttttattggcaaccagtaaaagataacatGCAAGACCATgattaatatatttacatgtactaaTAAAATACTAGTACTGTATGCACTTTTGTGACAAAGCCTTTCAGCACTTGTATgacattattattacagtactgctTTTAAAAAACATCttacaatgtctttttttttttttagttccatttCAGTATGAGAAGGGTGGGGTCATCTGCCTTCTTCAGTCTTCCCCTGGCAGGGTAAGCCaaagaagacggaaaagtctgTGCACCGGATGGCAAAATGGAAGAATCCAAGGACTTCTTCAGTTTTGGGGAAAGCCCCAAAGGCAAAGAATCCCTCTTGGACTTCGTCATCCTCCAACTGTACTCGAACAATAGCATAGGCAGCCAAGTCCTGCACTCACCACATGATGATGACTGCATACAAATATACACGTGCCTCCTGCAAATTGGCCGCAAAGAATGAGGGTCCACCTCCTGCCAGGACATAAATCGGCTGCAATTGCGACCAGTGTTACAAGGTAAGGCTAGCATGCCTTCATAACAATTGGATTGCAGTGTTACCGGGCCAAGCCCACATGCCTTCATAACTATTGGATACAAAGACTTTTCAAAGAAAAAAGAACGATTATCAACAGTCAAGCTTTGTTATGCCTTAAGAGTACAATATTACAGTACATACCATACTACTCTTCAGCTGAAATAAAAGTGGATCTCGTGTGACTaccagtaactactgacacctcaTAATTTTAAGACGAGTTTCAGCTATGCTGAAATCGTACTTTTATTAAAGGCTAAGGATTTATATACATTTAGGAGCAAAATATGGTCAAGAAAATTATAGGGATAACTCCTTCCATAGTAAGCAACTTCCCTAGCTGACAAGGAGGCTTTGCCCTCTCAACCTGACCTTGATGACAGTAAAATAATTTGTAAAATACTGAACAAGGATGCATCCTACTTTAACTTTTCCTAACATAATCCCAAATATAAGGTTCTATCAAAGTGGGAAATAGGTAGTTGGGTTAATTTTTAGAGTATTGCACAAGAGTCCTTTAGCCCTTGAGATTATGAGGCTACCACCCAAAAGTTTTAGATGCTGGTATTTCAGCTACTCATGTAACAAAGCACTATAAAGTAAACAATCCCCAACCAATAAACAAAGAGACCCTGCCTTTATTATTTCCCTCCATCAATTCTTAGCAAAGGCTCCTTGGTGACTCATTTGGTTCTGTTCTGGTGTATCAGTTTTGCAGTAAATTTGACGCACTGCCTTTGCTTAACTTGAAACTGTATTTAATTTGTAATTATAAGTAATTGTTTAACAGATTTGCAGTAAATTTGACACATTGCCTTTGCTTAACTTGAAACTGTATTTCATTTGTAATTATAAGTAATTGTTTAACAGATTTACTTAATACCATTTACAATTACTGAATGATAAATTAAAAAGTCTCTGGCAAACCACAGGCACAGACTGATGAGACCATTCAGCCTCTTTACAAATTCAGTAAAACCCtgtaaaagataaaaaatctaaagaaaaccaGTTTTAAAAACACCACCCACACTATAATAAACACTATTTAATCATTAAAAATCTATTCAAAATTTCTATTTGGAGatcaaatgtaaatatttttccttAAACCTAAGTAAATgtataaacaaatttatttttctGAGCATATATAGTTtcactgttttaatgtaaataatatagaACAATGATATTTTGTAGCTTAATGAAAgtgataaaatccaattttatgTGTGCACTAATGCTACATGTAACATCTAATACTTCAGTCATTACCTGAAAAGTTTTCTATACTAGtgattaaattattcaaatttttttgtaAGTAATATGCATTAGCACTGCTATTGTGAATAAACAGATTACAGTAATACTATTAGTAAACAGTCTATGTCTACTTGCAATTCATTTGCTTGAGGTTTCGAAACATTTTTCATCAATTACCACATCGTAGAAAGCTTAAGCGTAGCCTATGTCACAatataattcttatgaagggtTAAATTATTATAGTAAGGCTGCAAATAGGTAATATGCAGTGTCTTGAGTAGCCAGATGTTAGTAACTTAAGCCTACAGTGGATGGATTATCAGATAAGTATATACCTCAGCTGTGCTTAATCAAACCTTAACTTCCTAAACAAGTAACCTAGCATACTATAGCTTATAAGCTTAGACAATGGAATTGTGCTAACAACACAACTAATGATAGGCTCAATTTGTGGCAAAAGGCAAAATTTCAGACAACCTTCCTATCAAAGGTAAATTTTGATGATAGGTAAAGTTGAATTTTGATGTCAAAGTGCACCAAAATTCTAAAGCCACAACCTGGAGAGGAAGTTTCTAACCCTAAACCTTTCCTGAACTGACCAACACAATTATCAATTACTTTAATTGGTTGATAACAAGCTTATGTTGGTAAGTACTTTATCAAAGTATATACAGAAAAGCCAAAATACTCAACAACAGGCAAAGGGCTAACTAATACCTGTAGCCAGTTTTCCAAATCGCTGTTAGAGTACTATATCTTCTGTCTGACAAGAGGCTAGGGCACTTCATGTCTACAGAAGGTGGTATGTCAATTGTAAAAGATAATTTCTGTGACtataattattacaaaattatCATGATAAAATGGTTTATTGAACTGGAATTGCTATAAATTTCTTAGACTGGAATTGTTTTGTAATTCTAAGTTTCCCTCTGAAATCCCTGATAATAAATTCAGTTACTTATAATTACATTCTTTGACTTTATTTTGAATCTTAAGTTTCATTAAAACTTTCAAAGTGATTTTCACCTTGCACTTGGAACATACATCTTCTGTTATGAACCTAACTGAAGATGTTAAAACATGGAAAGATTTGAAACCAGGGAAGAGTCCAAAATTACAGTACCCTAGAATTCATCCCTGAACACTTGTAGTTTCACTAAGGTAAAGTTACATTACTATTAATAGACAGTTATAAAAATACATATTGAAGAGGCACTACTGGTCACACAAATACAACACAGCAAcatatacctaaaattttaaaaaataccaTGGACTAAGGAGAACCTTGAGATATTTATAAACTTACTGGAAAACatgataaatttttcttttaatcactTTCCCTTCAGATTTCAAGCTAACGTACCAAATCTTCACCTTGGCATTAGCAATAGTAAATATCAATAACTTCATATTCCTCCTAACCCAATTTAGGACAGTTTCTTTACTCATTGACATGGTAT from Palaemon carinicauda isolate YSFRI2023 chromosome 35, ASM3689809v2, whole genome shotgun sequence includes:
- the LOC137627347 gene encoding uncharacterized protein, which translates into the protein MSAVGTDPHTLCPHCRGQRCDSGNGVRRRLFGSSSPQSSAEETTCRSPILPATTLDLSRDRSRSPSDDGRPSGHSDQSSSRPADLPSPFDVADARCAPPDPATAQALRPLGLEGLERKTAPLALKRQVLPARPPAAAVVPVLAPQRSPVRPCSCYAPGFPCAPTSFCAPGALQKFLLQPTCAPAFPGSCLVACSSRGSNASAQAFTGSSGLAAPAWSYARSAPTRSSSPSTHASTSQCAAQEAPKLAHGCSQAPQGSPSRPRVPARVPTAHDVPVARPVPVIKAPLATLQHTPERPHPTARPARPPQQRTPVWPHPDARPEASMPVLSDQRLPTRQRAIPSSRYLEPVLSRPRPVLLDTCSGAPVLSRPPVPHQDAARPRIRLPPVPAPARHMPSPSPTRDRAHAAAPAPARHRSHAPVTSRPPHCPLSPAPPPSLARPTALSRPPHRPLSPAPPPSLALPTALSRPR